Proteins encoded in a region of the Malaciobacter mytili LMG 24559 genome:
- a CDS encoding thioredoxin domain-containing protein has product MFTQENYPICEYMKDVTFQDKYVLNYMQTNFILVQKDIKQKDELVNLKVYGTLTTYIISKEAK; this is encoded by the coding sequence ATGTTTACTCAAGAAAATTACCCAATTTGTGAATATATGAAAGATGTAACTTTTCAAGATAAGTATGTTTTAAATTATATGCAAACAAATTTTATATTAGTACAAAAAGATATAAAACAAAAAGATGAATTAGTAAACTTAAAAGTATATGGAACTTTAACTACATATATCATTTCAAAAGAAGCTAAGTAA
- a CDS encoding response regulator transcription factor: protein MKVLLLEDNKRLSKLIIESLEEKNYKVDWFDDGKKAIEAIYNGYDCFILDINVPGIDGLTLLKEIKAIDEKIPSIIISANVDLETIKEAYTRGCDEYLKKPFYMYELEKKLDKLCIKEEFIVRLKKQFSYDISKELLFDNNKQEVKLSKKEILLLNLFVKNRRKVISFEQIEQYVWEGDLTTNENIRALIKRIRKKLPEETIISQGGVGYKLNFLV from the coding sequence ATGAAAGTTCTATTATTGGAGGATAATAAAAGACTTTCAAAACTTATTATTGAAAGTTTAGAAGAGAAAAACTATAAGGTTGATTGGTTTGATGATGGTAAAAAAGCCATAGAAGCAATTTACAATGGTTATGATTGTTTTATTTTAGATATAAATGTTCCAGGAATAGATGGTTTAACACTTTTAAAAGAAATAAAAGCTATTGATGAAAAAATCCCTTCAATTATAATAAGTGCAAATGTAGATTTAGAGACAATAAAAGAAGCATATACAAGGGGCTGTGATGAGTATTTAAAAAAGCCTTTTTATATGTATGAATTAGAAAAAAAATTAGATAAATTATGTATTAAAGAAGAGTTTATTGTAAGACTTAAAAAGCAGTTTAGTTATGATATATCAAAAGAGCTTTTATTTGATAATAATAAACAAGAGGTAAAACTTTCAAAAAAAGAGATTTTACTTTTAAATCTTTTTGTTAAAAATAGAAGGAAAGTTATTAGTTTTGAACAAATAGAACAATATGTTTGGGAAGGTGATTTAACCACAAATGAGAATATTAGAGCTTTAATAAAAAGAATAAGAAAAAAACTTCCTGAAGAAACTATAATTTCCCAAGGGGGAGTAGGTTATAAACTAAACTTTTTAGTATAA
- a CDS encoding sensor histidine kinase, with translation MRLFLIILFFISSLQALEQKSILLLHSYNSGLKWSDGITEGIEEGLKDNLLYELSIEYMDSKKIDTKEYFNTLKELYKKKFSTRKYDIIIAADNYAYNFVLENHEEIFNKTAVVFCGVENFKQKDIPSYLKPYVTGVVEYKEIKRNIEFIKDAIKDLSTLYIISDSSFSSSAIKKQILDATLEFKDDFKIIFNDKIDLEELRKDIYNLPSNSAILFTSLYIDKYGRYIPYNNIRKLFKESKYPVFAVNKIHLGEGVVGGIMVSPQEQGLLAINKAIEIIKGKKIQTLSIDMPSSKYYFDYQVMEKYAIDKSKIPMFSTIVNKPQNFFEKNRQIIDSTFVLIPFLVLLIIGLIVNIVKRIKLEIKLVEQTKLDNVLLNNIKSAIYWQSNEGILLGCNDSLCKLLSVAKRDIIGKEMQKVLPQLYEQVKGFDNFLCDEIEVKIKINKRNLHLFIRRKVYFDKNNNEAGIVTILSDITKMRTLEIQRKKDEQFLIQRSKLSEVGEMITSIAHQWKTPLIEISTIAQELLHKRKKSELSENETQEFVEEIMTQVHYMTETIDDFKAFIKPSTEKKDFAVQEAIKELLNVIEHNIKYNYITVKINFEKDKELKINGYQNEFKQSILNIINNAKDSINKKREKKNIDGLITIDIYSENNKVYILIKDNGVGIKKENLDLIFEPFYTDKKNGDGFGLYMAKLIIEDKMQGHIEALECKEGAQILIAIKSTTSKEGDYESSIIGG, from the coding sequence ATGAGACTATTTTTAATTATTTTGTTCTTTATTAGTTCTTTACAAGCACTTGAACAAAAAAGTATTTTACTTCTACATTCATATAATAGTGGATTAAAATGGAGTGATGGGATTACAGAAGGTATTGAAGAAGGACTTAAAGATAACTTATTATATGAGTTATCTATTGAATATATGGATAGTAAAAAAATTGATACTAAAGAGTATTTTAATACTTTAAAAGAGTTATATAAAAAGAAATTTTCCACAAGAAAATATGATATTATTATTGCTGCTGATAACTATGCTTATAATTTTGTTTTAGAAAATCATGAAGAAATTTTTAATAAAACTGCTGTTGTTTTCTGTGGCGTAGAAAATTTTAAACAAAAAGATATTCCTTCTTATTTAAAACCTTATGTAACAGGTGTTGTTGAATATAAAGAGATAAAAAGAAATATAGAGTTTATAAAAGATGCTATTAAAGATCTTTCAACTTTATATATAATAAGTGATAGTAGCTTTTCTTCAAGTGCTATTAAAAAACAAATTTTAGATGCAACCTTAGAATTTAAAGATGATTTTAAAATTATTTTTAATGATAAAATAGATTTAGAAGAGTTAAGAAAAGATATTTATAATCTTCCTTCAAATAGTGCAATACTTTTTACAAGTTTATATATAGATAAATATGGAAGATATATTCCTTATAATAATATAAGAAAACTTTTTAAAGAGTCAAAATATCCTGTTTTTGCCGTAAATAAGATACATTTAGGTGAGGGAGTAGTTGGTGGAATTATGGTAAGCCCACAAGAACAAGGCTTGCTTGCTATTAATAAAGCAATAGAGATAATAAAAGGCAAAAAAATTCAAACACTTTCTATTGATATGCCAAGTTCAAAATATTATTTTGATTATCAAGTAATGGAAAAATATGCAATAGATAAATCTAAAATTCCAATGTTTTCAACTATTGTAAATAAACCTCAAAACTTTTTTGAAAAAAATAGACAGATTATTGATAGCACTTTTGTATTGATACCTTTTTTAGTTTTGCTTATTATAGGACTTATTGTAAATATTGTAAAAAGAATAAAATTAGAAATAAAATTAGTTGAGCAAACAAAACTTGATAATGTGCTTTTAAATAATATTAAAAGTGCAATTTATTGGCAGAGTAATGAGGGTATTCTTTTAGGGTGTAATGATTCTTTATGTAAGCTTCTTTCAGTTGCAAAAAGAGATATTATTGGAAAAGAGATGCAAAAAGTTCTTCCTCAACTTTATGAGCAAGTAAAAGGTTTTGATAATTTTTTATGTGATGAAATTGAAGTAAAAATAAAAATAAATAAAAGAAACTTACATCTATTTATTAGAAGAAAAGTCTATTTTGATAAAAATAATAATGAAGCTGGAATAGTAACTATTCTTAGTGATATTACAAAAATGAGAACTTTAGAAATCCAAAGAAAAAAAGATGAACAGTTTTTAATTCAAAGATCAAAACTTTCTGAAGTAGGGGAGATGATAACTTCAATTGCCCATCAATGGAAAACTCCTTTAATAGAAATTTCTACAATTGCTCAAGAACTTTTACATAAAAGAAAAAAAAGTGAATTATCTGAAAATGAAACTCAAGAGTTTGTAGAAGAGATAATGACTCAAGTTCATTATATGACAGAAACAATTGATGATTTTAAAGCCTTTATTAAACCTTCAACTGAAAAAAAAGATTTTGCTGTTCAAGAGGCTATAAAAGAGCTTTTAAATGTAATAGAACATAATATTAAATATAACTATATAACTGTAAAAATTAATTTTGAAAAAGATAAAGAGTTAAAAATTAATGGTTATCAAAATGAGTTTAAGCAATCTATATTAAATATTATAAATAATGCAAAAGATAGTATAAATAAAAAAAGAGAAAAGAAAAATATTGATGGACTTATAACAATTGATATTTATAGTGAAAATAATAAAGTATATATTTTAATAAAAGATAATGGTGTAGGTATTAAAAAAGAAAACTTAGATCTTATTTTTGAACCATTTTATACTGATAAGAAAAATGGAGATGGCTTTGGTCTTTATATGGCAAAGCTAATTATTGAAGATAAAATGCAAGGACATATAGAAGCCTTAGAGTGCAAAGAAGGAGCACAAATTTTAATAGCAATAAAAAGTACTACTTCTAAAGAAGGGGATTATGAAAGTTCTATTATTGGAGGATAA
- a CDS encoding DASS family sodium-coupled anion symporter: MSQTTKSIIPLAVLVIFWFLPAPEGLSIQAWHFLAVFFAVVVGLIIEPVPAALIGFAGISFVAVFGLAGNSAKANIAWALSGFSNTVIWLIFAAFMFALGYKKTGLGRRVSLIMIKYMGKSSLGLGYAVAFSDLVLAPFMPSNTARSAGTIYPVASNIPLIFNSTPDNEPRKLGAYISWVAIATTCVTSSMFLTALAPNLLAVDLINQGSGNLISWSAWASIMLPLMIPLFLLTPWLVYVIYPPTQKTSPEAPAWAAKELEQLGSISKKELLMAGLAVVALLLWIFGKSFGIHSTTAAIAIVSIMVLSGIITWDDVISNKAAFNVLIWFASLVAMAAGLKKVGVLDWIGKNAEVYLSGLTPTMLILSMLVLFFILHYFFASTTAHTTALMPIFIAIAMKLMTPDQLVPFSILLAGSLGVMGIITPYATGPSPIWYGANYISQATWWGLGAIFGALYLAAILIGSFIFI, translated from the coding sequence ATGTCACAGACAACTAAATCAATTATTCCATTAGCTGTTTTAGTAATCTTTTGGTTTCTTCCAGCGCCAGAAGGTTTATCTATTCAAGCATGGCACTTTTTAGCAGTATTTTTCGCTGTTGTAGTAGGATTAATTATAGAGCCTGTTCCAGCTGCACTTATTGGATTTGCGGGAATTTCATTTGTTGCAGTATTTGGGCTTGCAGGAAATAGTGCAAAAGCAAATATTGCATGGGCACTTTCAGGTTTTTCAAATACAGTTATTTGGTTAATTTTTGCAGCTTTTATGTTTGCACTTGGTTATAAAAAAACTGGTCTTGGAAGAAGAGTATCTCTTATTATGATTAAATATATGGGAAAAAGCTCTTTAGGACTTGGTTATGCTGTTGCATTCTCTGATTTAGTATTAGCACCATTTATGCCTTCAAATACAGCAAGAAGTGCTGGTACAATATACCCTGTGGCAAGTAATATTCCACTAATTTTTAATTCAACACCTGATAATGAACCAAGAAAACTTGGTGCATATATCTCTTGGGTTGCAATTGCTACAACTTGTGTTACAAGTTCAATGTTTCTAACAGCTCTTGCACCAAATCTTTTAGCAGTTGATTTAATCAATCAAGGAAGTGGAAACTTGATTTCTTGGTCAGCTTGGGCATCAATAATGTTACCACTTATGATTCCTTTATTTTTATTAACACCTTGGTTGGTTTATGTAATTTACCCACCAACACAAAAAACTTCACCTGAAGCTCCAGCTTGGGCAGCAAAAGAGTTAGAACAATTAGGAAGTATTTCAAAAAAAGAACTTTTAATGGCAGGACTTGCAGTAGTTGCTTTATTACTTTGGATATTTGGTAAATCTTTTGGTATTCATTCAACAACAGCAGCAATTGCAATTGTATCTATTATGGTACTTTCTGGAATTATTACTTGGGATGATGTTATTTCAAATAAAGCAGCATTTAATGTTCTAATTTGGTTCGCCTCTTTAGTTGCTATGGCAGCAGGATTAAAAAAAGTTGGTGTTTTAGATTGGATTGGTAAAAATGCAGAAGTTTATCTATCAGGATTAACTCCAACTATGTTAATACTTTCAATGCTAGTACTGTTTTTTATACTACACTACTTCTTTGCAAGTACAACTGCACATACTACTGCATTGATGCCAATTTTTATTGCAATTGCTATGAAACTAATGACACCTGATCAATTAGTACCTTTCTCTATTTTATTAGCAGGAAGTTTAGGAGTTATGGGTATTATCACACCTTATGCAACAGGACCTTCACCTATTTGGTATGGAGCAAACTATATTTCACAAGCAACTTGGTGGGGATTAGGTGCTATTTTTGGAGCCTTATATCTAGCTGCCATTTTAATTGGTTCATTTATATTTATCTAA
- the dsbD gene encoding protein-disulfide reductase DsbD: MLKRLILLVLFSLSLFASINDDFLEPEQAFKTKFIEQEDKIIFTLNLGKAIYLYDDKLKVFITKPQKIELTKEINLPKPVEYDGFIVHFVNQNIQIPKELLKSKIDSSFYEIEVQFQGCSKAGLCYAPMSETYTINKNNSQVSKNQLKEDVNISETDSIANTLLSGNIFLVLATFFGFGLLLSLTPCVFPMIPILSSIIVKAGNNSTLTPLKGFFLSFIYVFFMSLAYTIAGIIAGLFGANLQVALQNPYVLIVFALIFVALAFSMFGYYKLELPQSIQNKINKTTDGKEKQGILGIAIMGFLSALIVGPCVAPPLAGALVYIGQTGDAILGGLALFVLSFGMGLPLLLIGLGAGKFMPKPGGWMDSVSKIFGIVMLGIAIWMLERVIPEYTLFLWSFLLIGSAIYLKEYKHIVAKTITSIIFIYGVISFVGAISGAKDILKPLEKFTQIKAGSNFKTNSSLNWIKVKNLQELDKQIKASSKPVMLDFYADWCVACKELEEITFTNKEVVDKLQGFTLLKADVTKNTKEDKELQKKYGIFGPPGLIFWNKENQEVKEAKIVGFKTPEEFLQIINKSF, from the coding sequence ATGCTAAAAAGACTAATTTTATTAGTGCTTTTTTCTTTGTCTCTTTTTGCTTCAATTAATGATGATTTTTTAGAACCAGAACAAGCTTTTAAAACAAAGTTTATAGAACAAGAAGATAAGATAATTTTTACTTTGAATTTAGGTAAAGCTATCTATTTATATGATGATAAGTTAAAAGTATTTATAACAAAGCCTCAGAAAATAGAATTAACAAAAGAGATAAATCTTCCAAAACCTGTAGAATATGATGGATTTATTGTTCATTTTGTAAATCAAAATATACAAATTCCTAAAGAACTCTTAAAAAGTAAAATAGATTCAAGTTTTTATGAAATTGAAGTTCAGTTCCAAGGTTGTTCCAAAGCAGGTCTTTGCTATGCGCCTATGAGTGAAACTTATACAATAAATAAAAATAACTCTCAAGTTAGTAAAAATCAACTAAAAGAAGATGTGAATATAAGTGAAACAGACTCTATTGCAAATACACTTTTAAGTGGAAATATTTTTTTAGTCTTGGCTACTTTTTTTGGTTTTGGATTACTTTTATCTTTAACTCCTTGTGTTTTTCCAATGATTCCAATTTTATCTTCTATTATTGTAAAAGCTGGAAATAATTCCACTTTAACACCACTAAAAGGTTTTTTCTTATCTTTTATTTATGTGTTCTTTATGTCCTTAGCTTATACAATAGCAGGAATTATTGCAGGATTATTTGGAGCTAATTTACAAGTAGCTTTACAAAACCCATATGTTTTAATAGTATTTGCACTTATTTTTGTGGCACTTGCTTTTTCAATGTTTGGATATTATAAGCTTGAATTACCACAAAGTATTCAAAATAAAATAAATAAAACAACAGATGGAAAAGAAAAACAAGGAATACTTGGTATTGCAATTATGGGATTTTTATCTGCTTTAATAGTTGGTCCTTGTGTTGCACCTCCCCTTGCAGGAGCCTTAGTTTATATAGGTCAAACAGGTGATGCAATTTTAGGTGGACTTGCTTTATTTGTATTAAGTTTTGGTATGGGATTACCTTTACTTTTAATAGGTCTTGGTGCTGGAAAATTTATGCCAAAACCTGGTGGTTGGATGGATAGTGTTTCTAAAATATTTGGTATTGTTATGTTAGGAATTGCAATTTGGATGTTAGAAAGAGTAATTCCTGAATATACTTTATTTTTATGGTCTTTTCTACTAATTGGTAGTGCCATATATTTAAAAGAGTATAAACATATTGTGGCAAAAACTATTACAAGTATAATTTTTATTTATGGGGTAATAAGTTTTGTTGGCGCAATTAGTGGAGCCAAAGATATTTTAAAACCTTTAGAAAAATTTACACAAATTAAAGCAGGCTCTAATTTTAAAACAAACTCTTCTTTAAATTGGATAAAAGTTAAAAACTTACAAGAGTTAGATAAACAAATAAAAGCTTCTTCAAAGCCTGTAATGCTAGATTTTTATGCTGATTGGTGTGTTGCTTGTAAAGAACTTGAAGAGATTACTTTTACAAATAAAGAAGTAGTAGATAAACTTCAAGGTTTTACTTTATTAAAAGCTGATGTTACAAAAAATACAAAAGAGGATAAAGAACTACAAAAAAAATATGGTATCTTTGGACCTCCTGGTTTAATATTTTGGAATAAAGAAAATCAAGAAGTAAAAGAAGCAAAAATAGTTGGCTTTAAAACTCCAGAAGAGTTTTTACAAATTATTAATAAAAGTTTCTAA
- the trxA gene encoding thioredoxin has protein sequence MKKIFIALVFSFASLFAAEHLTIDNFEDKIEGKNVIVDFYATWCPPCKIMSKNLEKFEKENTSDVIVYKVDVDDQPILASRFAIKTIPTLVYFKNGKFVKKDVGIRTVSQLKLDTKNSF, from the coding sequence ATGAAAAAGATTTTTATTGCATTAGTTTTTAGTTTTGCTTCACTTTTTGCAGCAGAACATTTGACTATTGATAACTTTGAAGATAAAATTGAAGGGAAAAATGTAATTGTTGATTTTTATGCAACTTGGTGCCCTCCATGTAAAATTATGTCTAAAAATTTAGAAAAATTTGAAAAAGAAAATACTTCAGATGTGATTGTATATAAAGTTGATGTTGATGATCAACCTATATTAGCTTCTAGATTTGCAATAAAAACAATTCCTACTTTAGTATATTTTAAAAATGGAAAATTTGTAAAAAAAGATGTGGGAATTAGAACAGTTTCTCAATTAAAATTAGATACAAAAAATAGTTTTTAA
- a CDS encoding rhodanese-like domain-containing protein, whose product MEEVTDLIPRKVELLIKDNIVMIDIRREEEFAQTGVIKNAYKLTFFDRYGNYDLEYWMQEFEKLVTSKEQTFVLICAHANRTRTVGNYLVELGYKNCAHLYGGMALWLQEAREVVFN is encoded by the coding sequence ATGGAAGAAGTAACAGATTTAATACCAAGAAAAGTTGAGCTATTAATTAAAGATAATATTGTAATGATAGATATTAGAAGAGAAGAAGAATTTGCTCAAACTGGGGTTATAAAAAATGCTTATAAACTAACTTTTTTTGATAGATATGGGAACTATGATTTAGAGTATTGGATGCAAGAGTTTGAAAAACTTGTAACTTCTAAAGAACAAACTTTCGTTCTTATTTGTGCACATGCAAATAGAACAAGAACTGTAGGTAATTACTTGGTTGAATTGGGTTATAAAAATTGTGCACATCTTTATGGAGGCATGGCACTTTGGTTACAAGAAGCAAGAGAAGTAGTATTTAATTAA
- a CDS encoding rhodanese-like domain-containing protein, translating into MKKLLLLLFISVSTIFANEAKTVAVATLEKLISKNAIIIDIRAIDKQKEEGIIPNSYRIPFDSFEEKKLKKWKYNLTKVVKSAHQSFALVSEDGKIAEKLANELVKAGYKKVYFLKGGFNSWKNEDKKVVF; encoded by the coding sequence ATGAAAAAACTACTTTTACTTTTATTTATTAGTGTTAGTACAATTTTTGCAAATGAAGCAAAAACAGTTGCTGTTGCTACTTTAGAAAAATTAATTTCAAAAAATGCAATTATTATTGATATACGAGCTATTGATAAACAAAAAGAAGAAGGAATTATTCCTAATTCATATAGAATACCTTTTGATAGCTTTGAAGAAAAAAAATTAAAAAAATGGAAATATAACCTAACAAAAGTGGTTAAAAGTGCCCATCAAAGTTTTGCTTTAGTGAGTGAAGATGGTAAAATTGCTGAAAAATTAGCAAATGAGTTAGTTAAAGCAGGATATAAAAAAGTCTATTTTCTAAAGGGTGGATTTAATTCTTGGAAAAATGAAGATAAAAAAGTAGTATTTTAA
- a CDS encoding phosphatidylserine decarboxylase, giving the protein MHITNLISQYFGKVAKKEFPSFFQKIINNTYVRIFKIDMSEFRNAKYYKSLTDLFTRELAIPRQIDEDTKSFISPADSFITQAGTLHKDTLFQIKGMEYSVEDLLTYYCSDKFDKLYNASYMNFYLAPSDYHRYHSPIDCKIKKLIHVPGKLYPVNIKYLNKELDLFVQNERVILECVANKKIFYMVFVGALNVGQMVFTFEPSVETNKNTKDINVITYDDLEVTKGDTLGYFKMGSTVVMVWEKDSVELENLENKKIKFGQKIATIK; this is encoded by the coding sequence ATGCATATTACAAATTTAATTTCACAATATTTTGGAAAAGTTGCAAAAAAAGAGTTTCCATCTTTTTTTCAAAAAATCATAAATAATACATATGTAAGAATTTTTAAAATTGATATGAGTGAATTTAGAAATGCAAAATATTATAAATCTTTAACAGATTTATTTACAAGAGAATTGGCAATTCCAAGACAAATAGATGAAGATACAAAAAGTTTTATCTCTCCTGCTGATAGTTTTATAACACAAGCTGGGACTTTGCATAAAGATACCCTTTTTCAAATAAAAGGGATGGAATACTCAGTTGAAGATTTATTAACATATTATTGTAGTGATAAATTTGATAAACTTTATAATGCTTCATATATGAATTTTTATCTAGCTCCAAGTGATTATCATAGATACCACTCTCCCATAGATTGTAAAATTAAAAAGCTTATTCATGTTCCAGGAAAACTTTATCCTGTAAATATTAAATACCTAAATAAAGAACTAGATTTATTTGTACAAAATGAAAGAGTTATTTTAGAATGTGTAGCAAATAAAAAGATTTTTTATATGGTTTTTGTAGGTGCTTTAAATGTTGGACAAATGGTATTTACTTTTGAACCAAGTGTAGAAACAAATAAAAATACTAAAGATATAAATGTTATAACTTATGATGATTTAGAAGTAACAAAAGGTGATACTTTAGGATATTTTAAAATGGGTTCAACAGTTGTAATGGTTTGGGAAAAAGATAGTGTTGAACTTGAGAATTTAGAAAATAAAAAAATAAAATTTGGGCAAAAAATAGCTACTATTAAATAG
- a CDS encoding nucleoside recognition domain-containing protein yields MDVKKTLFSSLKSAWIILKFVIPIYILAEVLYYYNTLAYISFLVEPFTSFLNLPKEASLSIISGIFLNLYAAVAFAAPLEMDTKQWTTLAIFLGICHSLVVESIIMKKIGLSSFYSYSLRFFAGLAVAFLVTFIPLDYFSANIPLEGFKQKSYESLTQLLQISIYNAFILSLKIIILITILIFIMDYVKVRIAFISKGKNISKGFSLVVGIFLGITYGAGILIKEVESNTLNKEDIFFIGTFLMICHAIIEDTLLFLIFGADFTIIIFIRTLAAILISYSFLYLFNKKLQKIGA; encoded by the coding sequence ATGGATGTAAAAAAAACACTATTTTCTTCACTAAAAAGTGCTTGGATAATTTTAAAATTTGTTATTCCAATTTATATTTTAGCTGAAGTTTTATATTACTATAACACTTTAGCTTATATCTCTTTTTTAGTTGAACCTTTTACTTCTTTTTTAAATCTTCCTAAAGAAGCAAGTTTATCTATTATTAGTGGTATATTTTTAAATCTTTATGCAGCTGTTGCTTTTGCTGCTCCACTTGAGATGGATACAAAACAATGGACTACCCTTGCAATATTTTTAGGTATATGTCACTCATTAGTAGTTGAAAGTATTATTATGAAAAAAATTGGTTTATCAAGTTTTTATTCATATAGTTTAAGATTTTTTGCTGGTCTTGCTGTGGCTTTTTTAGTAACTTTTATTCCTTTAGATTATTTTAGTGCAAATATTCCTTTGGAAGGTTTTAAACAAAAAAGTTATGAAAGTTTAACTCAACTTTTGCAAATATCAATTTACAATGCTTTTATACTTTCATTAAAAATCATTATTCTTATTACCATTTTAATTTTTATAATGGACTATGTTAAAGTTAGAATTGCATTTATTAGTAAAGGCAAAAATATTAGCAAAGGTTTTTCTTTAGTTGTAGGGATATTTTTAGGGATTACTTATGGAGCTGGAATACTAATAAAAGAAGTGGAAAGTAATACTTTAAATAAAGAAGATATTTTCTTTATAGGTACTTTTTTAATGATATGTCATGCTATTATTGAAGATACTTTATTATTTTTGATTTTTGGAGCTGATTTTACAATTATTATTTTTATTAGAACCCTTGCAGCAATTTTAATAAGCTATTCATTTTTATATCTTTTTAATAAAAAACTACAAAAAATAGGTGCTTAA
- the mltA gene encoding murein transglycosylase A has protein sequence MKHLLIFIITIFIFTGCSTKLTKYDNISKASLERVSFYEIEDFYNDDLNKALEVFVKACKKSKKNELFQGVCQEALSTQNGRDFFISNFHAYKLVDSKGEDEGVITGYYEPLLNGSLNKDERFKYPIYKTPKDMIIVDLSSVYPELKKYRLRGKVVGNKLIPYDSREELELTPNENLEPICYVDDKFELFLLHIQGSGKVKLQDGTVLNIGYDNQNGRRYKSVGKFMLQNGFITKNNASIQGMKEFFDNNPQKVDEILNHNESYIFFRESSQGATGSLGVELTKKRNLAVDRRYIPLGMPVFISTLNPVTKEKINKLTVAADTGGAIKGEIRADFFWGYGDEALEYAGRMKEKGKLYILIPKDKKQVLN, from the coding sequence TTGAAACATTTACTAATTTTTATTATTACTATTTTTATTTTTACAGGTTGTTCTACTAAATTAACAAAGTATGATAATATTTCTAAAGCTTCCCTAGAAAGAGTAAGTTTTTATGAGATAGAGGATTTTTACAATGATGATTTAAATAAAGCTTTAGAAGTTTTTGTAAAAGCTTGCAAAAAATCTAAAAAAAATGAACTTTTTCAAGGTGTTTGTCAAGAGGCTCTTTCTACACAAAATGGAAGAGATTTTTTTATCTCAAATTTTCATGCTTATAAGTTAGTGGATAGCAAAGGGGAAGATGAAGGGGTTATCACAGGTTATTATGAACCTTTATTAAATGGAAGTTTAAATAAAGATGAAAGGTTTAAATACCCAATATATAAAACACCAAAAGATATGATTATTGTGGATTTAAGTTCAGTTTATCCTGAACTTAAAAAATATCGATTAAGAGGGAAAGTTGTAGGTAATAAATTAATTCCATATGATAGTAGAGAAGAGTTAGAATTAACTCCCAATGAAAATTTAGAACCTATTTGTTATGTTGATGATAAATTTGAACTATTTTTACTTCATATTCAAGGTTCAGGAAAAGTAAAACTTCAAGATGGAACAGTTCTTAATATAGGCTATGATAATCAAAATGGAAGAAGATATAAATCTGTTGGAAAGTTTATGCTTCAAAATGGATTTATTACAAAAAACAATGCTTCAATTCAGGGAATGAAAGAGTTTTTTGATAATAATCCTCAAAAAGTTGATGAGATTTTAAATCATAATGAAAGTTATATTTTCTTTAGAGAGTCTTCTCAAGGAGCAACGGGAAGTTTAGGAGTAGAACTAACTAAAAAAAGAAATTTAGCAGTTGATAGAAGGTATATTCCTCTTGGTATGCCTGTATTTATTTCAACTTTAAACCCTGTAACTAAAGAAAAAATCAATAAACTAACAGTTGCAGCTGATACAGGTGGAGCAATAAAAGGTGAAATTAGAGCAGATTTTTTTTGGGGATATGGAGATGAAGCTTTAGAGTATGCAGGAAGAATGAAAGAGAAAGGTAAACTTTATATTTTAATTCCTAAAGATAAAAAACAGGTGCTAAATTAA